A DNA window from Tenuifilaceae bacterium CYCD contains the following coding sequences:
- a CDS encoding murein transglycosylase: MSAKGKVSLVVGVAAMLMLVISIFAFSSFKNREGGSCRRQIQIPDTVFQSSYIIPIPIPESLAFAGEDVPLKYFDVRESLDRELQVNTFWHSQTVILLKKANRFFPVIEPILKKNGIPDDFKYLAVAESGLSQAVSPSKAVGFWQILEGTAKDYGLEVSSEVDERYHIEKSTEVACKYLIKSFHKYGNWTMAAASYNFGSNGISKQMDRQENDSYYDMVLGEETGRYVFRILAIKVIFENPQRYGFFLDNKDLYPPYKFTEVKVDTAITSIAQFARQFDSNYKLIKMLNPWLRENYLSNKARKTYTIKVPEKSFRENAY; encoded by the coding sequence GCATTTTCATCGTTTAAGAATCGTGAAGGTGGTTCGTGTCGACGGCAGATTCAGATTCCCGATACAGTTTTTCAGAGTTCCTATATTATTCCGATTCCAATTCCTGAATCTTTGGCTTTTGCTGGTGAGGATGTACCTTTAAAGTATTTTGATGTTCGCGAAAGTTTGGATCGTGAACTACAGGTGAATACTTTTTGGCATTCACAAACGGTGATATTGTTGAAGAAGGCCAATCGTTTTTTCCCTGTAATCGAGCCTATTCTCAAGAAAAATGGTATTCCTGATGATTTTAAGTACTTGGCAGTTGCGGAAAGTGGCTTATCGCAGGCAGTATCTCCCTCTAAAGCCGTAGGCTTTTGGCAAATACTTGAGGGAACCGCAAAGGATTACGGCCTAGAAGTTAGCAGCGAGGTTGATGAGCGTTACCATATCGAGAAATCTACCGAGGTGGCTTGTAAGTATTTAATAAAGAGCTTCCATAAGTATGGAAACTGGACAATGGCTGCAGCATCCTATAATTTTGGGTCGAATGGCATTAGTAAGCAAATGGACAGACAGGAGAACGATTCATACTACGATATGGTTTTAGGCGAGGAAACGGGTCGTTATGTTTTTCGTATTTTGGCCATTAAGGTGATATTTGAGAATCCTCAGCGGTATGGTTTTTTCCTTGACAACAAGGATTTATATCCTCCATATAAGTTTACCGAGGTCAAGGTTGATACTGCGATTACTAGCATTGCTCAGTTTGCCCGCCAGTTCGATTCAAACTATAAGCTTATCAAGATGCTGAACCCTTGGCTAAGGGAGAATTATCTCTCAAACAAAGCACGTAAAACCTACACTATTAAGGTTCCTGAGAAAAGTTTCAGGGAAAATGCTTATTAA